The Candidatus Cloacimonadota bacterium genome includes a window with the following:
- a CDS encoding cation transporter: protein MRAAFVIENLGCANCAAKMERKISKIQGVRSASVIFMSKKLIVDADETDIGRIEMEAGIIVKSIEPDSRLIRG from the coding sequence ATGAGAGCCGCTTTCGTCATCGAGAACCTTGGGTGCGCGAACTGCGCAGCCAAGATGGAAAGGAAGATCTCCAAAATACAAGGCGTTAGATCCGCGTCCGTAATATTCATGTCCAAAAAGCTGATCGTCGATGCCGACGAAACAGATATCGGCCGAATAGAGATGGAGGCCGGGATCATAGTCAAAAGTATAGAGCCGGACTCCAGATTGATAAGGGGTTGA
- a CDS encoding metalloregulator ArsR/SmtB family transcription factor has product MENYDRDICDVHVTHQDVVELVRKSIPKEEDVFRLSEFFSLFGDSTRVKILMALEVSEMCVCDIGASLMMSDSAVSHQLKALKRSRLIKSRRDGKFVYYSLCDDHVKSIIDFASEHLGEEK; this is encoded by the coding sequence ATGGAAAATTACGATCGAGATATCTGCGATGTGCACGTGACACATCAGGACGTTGTAGAACTTGTAAGAAAAAGCATACCCAAAGAGGAGGATGTTTTCAGGCTTTCCGAGTTCTTCAGCCTGTTCGGCGACAGCACCAGGGTCAAGATATTGATGGCGCTGGAAGTGAGCGAGATGTGTGTTTGCGACATCGGCGCATCTCTGATGATGTCGGATTCTGCAGTCTCCCACCAACTTAAGGCGCTTAAAAGGTCCAGGCTCATCAAATCCCGCAGGGACGGAAAATTCGTATACTACTCGCTTTGCGACGACCACGTCAAATCGATAATCGACTTCGCGTCCGAGCATCTGGGGGAGGAGAAATGA